The following proteins are co-located in the Apium graveolens cultivar Ventura chromosome 5, ASM990537v1, whole genome shotgun sequence genome:
- the LOC141724384 gene encoding G-type lectin S-receptor-like serine/threonine-protein kinase RKS1 isoform X1: MIRKINFRCYIIIFLVFRSCASTSIISYEKPLRDGHVLVSAEENFALGFFSPSNSSRRYVGIWYNKISVQTVVWVANRDNPMTSTSGVLSLHKTGNLVLYDDSQNPHVVVWSTNVSNLSYVRSSYSMVLLDTGNLVLHDDNNDKDLLWQSFDHPTDTLISNMKIGVDRRLGLNRVLTSWKSPDNPGTGTYSLMINDKGPIAQLILYKNRDPLWRAGPWNGLGWTGVPEMAADFIFNVSYVDNPDEVYLIDYMHNASILSRMTINETTGTLQRLTWQQSDHKWFNFFSAPRDQCDIFSHCGAFGDCNIYNAGEYECRCSPGFEPKSPQDWNLRDGSQGCVQKRKGQVCGDGDGFIKMLKMKLPDTTITRLDNNLGLKACEDLCFNNCSCTGYSAADVRGGRSNGCITWYDKLVDLREFSGGGQDFYLRVDAVELANYLKKPKRFPGFLKILFLVFLSAAILVLLRLAYCLIVRKRIVEEVDELGTSTIDVKFFPLTTILAATQNFSLAYKVGEGGFGTVYKGKLDNGQEIAVKRLSNTSGQGIEEFRNEVSLIARLQHRNLVRLFGYCIQKEEKMLIYEYLPNKGLDGFLFDNEKRHMLDWTRLFNIALGIARGMVYLHHDSRLKIIHRDLKASNVLLDDHLNPKISDFGMARIFGSDQNEETTRRVVGTYGYMSPEYAMEGLFSIKSDVFSFGILLLEIILGRKNSTYYAEHSVNLIGHVWDLWGKSRVMEIIDQSLGQSHEHDTQIFRCIHIGLLCVQESATARPSMSEVVFMLCNDISLPPPGQAAFIFRAYFGPTNTGSGTVGALSANEVTISMIHGR, encoded by the exons ATGATTCGCAAGATAAACTTCCGATGTTACATTATTATATTCCTCGTCTTTCGATCATGCGCCTCCACAAGCATCATCAGCTATGAGAAACCTCTAAGAGACGGCCATGTTTTGGTTTCTGCAGAAGAAAATTTTGCCCTCGGATTCTTCAGTCCTAGTAATAGTAGCAGGAGATATGTGGGTATTTGGTACAATAAAATCTCTGTACAGACAGTTGTTTGGGTAGCCAACAGGGATAATCCTATGACAAGTACATCTGGTGTTTTATCACTTCATAAGACTGGAAATCTTGTCTTATATGATGACAGCCAAAATCCCCATGTTGTCGTGTGGTCGACTAATGTTTCAAACTTGTCATATGTTCGATCAAGCTACTCGATGGTGCTCTTGGATACCGGAAATCTGGTTTTGCATGATGATAATAACGATAAAGATTTGTTGTGGCAGAGTTTTGATCATCCAACTGATACTCTTATTTCTAATATGAAGATTGGAGTAGATCGAAGGTTGGGTCTGAACAGGGTCCTGACATCTTGGAAGTCACCAGACAATCCAGGAACCGGAACATATTCGCTCATGATTAATGATAAAGGACCAATTGCTCAACTGATCTTGTATAAAAATCGGGATCCTTTATGGCGCGCAGGACCTTGGAATGGACTCGGATGGACTGGCGTGCCAGAAATGGCAGCTGATTTCATCTTCAATGTAAGTTACGTCGACAATCCTGACGAGGTCTACCTAATTGATTACATGCATAATGCTTCAATTTTATCCAGAATGACTATTAATGAAACGACCGGTACGCTCCAAAGACTAACTTGGCAACAAAGTGACCATAAATGGTTTAACTTCTTTTCGGCGCCCAGGGACCAATGTGACATTTTTAGTCACTGTGGTGCCTTTGGTGACTGTAACATCTACAATGCGGGTGAGTACGAGTGTAGATGTTCTCCAGGATTCGAGCCAAAATCGCCACAAGACTGGAACCTAAGAGATGGCTCACAGGGTTGTGTTCAAAAGCGAAAAGGCCAAGTGTGTGGAGATGGAGATGGATTTATAAAGATGCTTAAAATGAAGCTACCTGACACTACTATCACAAGACTGGACAACAACTTGGGTCTTAAAGCTTGCGAGGACTTGTGCTTCAACAACTGCTCGTGCACGGGTTACTCGGCTGCAGATGTGCGTGGTGGACGTTCAAATGGATGCATTACATGGTACGATAAACTGGTAGACTTGAGAGAGTTTTCAGGCGGTGGCCAGGATTTCTACTTGCGTGTGGATGCTGTTGAATTAG CTAACTATTTGAAGAAGCCAAAGAGATTCCCTGGCTTCCTCAAGATTCTATTTCTTGTGTTCCTGAGTGCTGCAATTTTGGTTCTGCTACGTCTCGCGTATTGTTTAATAGTGAGGAAAAGGATAG TAGAAGAGGTTGATGAACTAGGGACAAGTACTATTGATGTCAAGTTTTTCCCTCTGACCACTATTTTAGCTGCAACCCAGAATTTCTCCCTGGCTTACAAAGTTGGAGAAGGGGGTTTCGGTACAGTGTATAAG GGTAAACTGGATAATGGACAAGAGATTGCAGTGAAAAGGTTATCAAACACATCAGGGCAAGGGATAGAAGAATTTAGAAACGAAGTATCGTTGATAGCAAGGCTTCAACACAGAAATCTTGTGAGACTCTTTGGATACTGCATTCAGAAAGAAGAGAAAATGTTGATTTATGAGTACTTGCCAAACAAGGGCTTGGATGGCTTTCTCTTCG ATAATGAAAAGAGACACATGCTAGACTGGACAAGACTATTTAATATAGCTCTGGGCATTGCTCGAGGGATGGTATATCTTCATCATGATTCGAGATTAAAaatcattcacagagatttaaAAGCAAGTAATGTtttacttgatgatcacttaaatcCAAAAATATCAGACTTCGGCATGGCTAGAATATTCGGAAGCGATCAAAATGAAGAGACGACGAGGAGAGTTGTCGGAACATA TGGTTATATGTCCCCTGAGTATGCTATGGAAGGACTTTTCTCAATAAAATCAGATGTTTTCAGCTTTGGTATTCTACTCTTGGAGATTATTCTGGGAAGAAAGAACAGCACATACTACGCTGAACACTCCGTTAATTTAATTGGACAT GTTTGGGATCTTTGGGGAAAATCAAGAGTCATGGAAATAATCGATCAGTCACTTGGTCAATCACATGAACATGATACCCAAATTTTTAGATGTATCCATATCGGGCTGTTGTGCGTGCAAGAATCTGCTACTGCAAGACCAAGCATGTCCGAAGTAGTGTTTATGTTATGCAATGACATAAGTCTTCCACCTCCAGGCCAGGCTGCATTTATTTTCAGAGCATATTTTGGCCCTACAAACACAGGATCTGGTACTGTTGGAGCACTTTCTGCTAATGAGGTCACTATTAGCATGATTCACGGTCGCTAA
- the LOC141724384 gene encoding G-type lectin S-receptor-like serine/threonine-protein kinase RKS1 isoform X2, whose translation MIRKINFRCYIIIFLVFRSCASTSIISYEKPLRDGHVLVSAEENFALGFFSPSNSSRRYVGIWYNKISVQTVVWVANRDNPMTSTSGVLSLHKTGNLVLYDDSQNPHVVVWSTNVSNLSYVRSSYSMVLLDTGNLVLHDDNNDKDLLWQSFDHPTDTLISNMKIGVDRRLGLNRVLTSWKSPDNPGTGTYSLMINDKGPIAQLILYKNRDPLWRAGPWNGLGWTGVPEMAADFIFNVSYVDNPDEVYLIDYMHNASILSRMTINETTGTLQRLTWQQSDHKWFNFFSAPRDQCDIFSHCGAFGDCNIYNAGEYECRCSPGFEPKSPQDWNLRDGSQGCVQKRKGQVCGDGDGFIKMLKMKLPDTTITRLDNNLGLKACEDLCFNNCSCTGYSAADVRGGRSNGCITWYDKLVDLREFSGGGQDFYLRVDAVELANYLKKPKRFPGFLKILFLVFLSAAILVLLRLAYCLIVRKRIEEVDELGTSTIDVKFFPLTTILAATQNFSLAYKVGEGGFGTVYKGKLDNGQEIAVKRLSNTSGQGIEEFRNEVSLIARLQHRNLVRLFGYCIQKEEKMLIYEYLPNKGLDGFLFDNEKRHMLDWTRLFNIALGIARGMVYLHHDSRLKIIHRDLKASNVLLDDHLNPKISDFGMARIFGSDQNEETTRRVVGTYGYMSPEYAMEGLFSIKSDVFSFGILLLEIILGRKNSTYYAEHSVNLIGHVWDLWGKSRVMEIIDQSLGQSHEHDTQIFRCIHIGLLCVQESATARPSMSEVVFMLCNDISLPPPGQAAFIFRAYFGPTNTGSGTVGALSANEVTISMIHGR comes from the exons ATGATTCGCAAGATAAACTTCCGATGTTACATTATTATATTCCTCGTCTTTCGATCATGCGCCTCCACAAGCATCATCAGCTATGAGAAACCTCTAAGAGACGGCCATGTTTTGGTTTCTGCAGAAGAAAATTTTGCCCTCGGATTCTTCAGTCCTAGTAATAGTAGCAGGAGATATGTGGGTATTTGGTACAATAAAATCTCTGTACAGACAGTTGTTTGGGTAGCCAACAGGGATAATCCTATGACAAGTACATCTGGTGTTTTATCACTTCATAAGACTGGAAATCTTGTCTTATATGATGACAGCCAAAATCCCCATGTTGTCGTGTGGTCGACTAATGTTTCAAACTTGTCATATGTTCGATCAAGCTACTCGATGGTGCTCTTGGATACCGGAAATCTGGTTTTGCATGATGATAATAACGATAAAGATTTGTTGTGGCAGAGTTTTGATCATCCAACTGATACTCTTATTTCTAATATGAAGATTGGAGTAGATCGAAGGTTGGGTCTGAACAGGGTCCTGACATCTTGGAAGTCACCAGACAATCCAGGAACCGGAACATATTCGCTCATGATTAATGATAAAGGACCAATTGCTCAACTGATCTTGTATAAAAATCGGGATCCTTTATGGCGCGCAGGACCTTGGAATGGACTCGGATGGACTGGCGTGCCAGAAATGGCAGCTGATTTCATCTTCAATGTAAGTTACGTCGACAATCCTGACGAGGTCTACCTAATTGATTACATGCATAATGCTTCAATTTTATCCAGAATGACTATTAATGAAACGACCGGTACGCTCCAAAGACTAACTTGGCAACAAAGTGACCATAAATGGTTTAACTTCTTTTCGGCGCCCAGGGACCAATGTGACATTTTTAGTCACTGTGGTGCCTTTGGTGACTGTAACATCTACAATGCGGGTGAGTACGAGTGTAGATGTTCTCCAGGATTCGAGCCAAAATCGCCACAAGACTGGAACCTAAGAGATGGCTCACAGGGTTGTGTTCAAAAGCGAAAAGGCCAAGTGTGTGGAGATGGAGATGGATTTATAAAGATGCTTAAAATGAAGCTACCTGACACTACTATCACAAGACTGGACAACAACTTGGGTCTTAAAGCTTGCGAGGACTTGTGCTTCAACAACTGCTCGTGCACGGGTTACTCGGCTGCAGATGTGCGTGGTGGACGTTCAAATGGATGCATTACATGGTACGATAAACTGGTAGACTTGAGAGAGTTTTCAGGCGGTGGCCAGGATTTCTACTTGCGTGTGGATGCTGTTGAATTAG CTAACTATTTGAAGAAGCCAAAGAGATTCCCTGGCTTCCTCAAGATTCTATTTCTTGTGTTCCTGAGTGCTGCAATTTTGGTTCTGCTACGTCTCGCGTATTGTTTAATAGTGAGGAAAAGGATAG AAGAGGTTGATGAACTAGGGACAAGTACTATTGATGTCAAGTTTTTCCCTCTGACCACTATTTTAGCTGCAACCCAGAATTTCTCCCTGGCTTACAAAGTTGGAGAAGGGGGTTTCGGTACAGTGTATAAG GGTAAACTGGATAATGGACAAGAGATTGCAGTGAAAAGGTTATCAAACACATCAGGGCAAGGGATAGAAGAATTTAGAAACGAAGTATCGTTGATAGCAAGGCTTCAACACAGAAATCTTGTGAGACTCTTTGGATACTGCATTCAGAAAGAAGAGAAAATGTTGATTTATGAGTACTTGCCAAACAAGGGCTTGGATGGCTTTCTCTTCG ATAATGAAAAGAGACACATGCTAGACTGGACAAGACTATTTAATATAGCTCTGGGCATTGCTCGAGGGATGGTATATCTTCATCATGATTCGAGATTAAAaatcattcacagagatttaaAAGCAAGTAATGTtttacttgatgatcacttaaatcCAAAAATATCAGACTTCGGCATGGCTAGAATATTCGGAAGCGATCAAAATGAAGAGACGACGAGGAGAGTTGTCGGAACATA TGGTTATATGTCCCCTGAGTATGCTATGGAAGGACTTTTCTCAATAAAATCAGATGTTTTCAGCTTTGGTATTCTACTCTTGGAGATTATTCTGGGAAGAAAGAACAGCACATACTACGCTGAACACTCCGTTAATTTAATTGGACAT GTTTGGGATCTTTGGGGAAAATCAAGAGTCATGGAAATAATCGATCAGTCACTTGGTCAATCACATGAACATGATACCCAAATTTTTAGATGTATCCATATCGGGCTGTTGTGCGTGCAAGAATCTGCTACTGCAAGACCAAGCATGTCCGAAGTAGTGTTTATGTTATGCAATGACATAAGTCTTCCACCTCCAGGCCAGGCTGCATTTATTTTCAGAGCATATTTTGGCCCTACAAACACAGGATCTGGTACTGTTGGAGCACTTTCTGCTAATGAGGTCACTATTAGCATGATTCACGGTCGCTAA
- the LOC141724384 gene encoding G-type lectin S-receptor-like serine/threonine-protein kinase RKS1 isoform X3, whose protein sequence is MIRKINFRCYIIIFLVFRSCASTSIISYEKPLRDGHVLVSAEENFALGFFSPSNSSRRYVGIWYNKISVQTVVWVANRDNPMTSTSGVLSLHKTGNLVLYDDSQNPHVVVWSTNVSNLSYVRSSYSMVLLDTGNLVLHDDNNDKDLLWQSFDHPTDTLISNMKIGVDRRLGLNRVLTSWKSPDNPGTGTYSLMINDKGPIAQLILYKNRDPLWRAGPWNGLGWTGVPEMAADFIFNVSYVDNPDEVYLIDYMHNASILSRMTINETTGTLQRLTWQQSDHKWFNFFSAPRDQCDIFSHCGAFGDCNIYNAGEYECRCSPGFEPKSPQDWNLRDGSQGCVQKRKGQVCGDGDGFIKMLKMKLPDTTITRLDNNLGLKACEDLCFNNCSCTGYSAADVRGGRSNGCITWYDKLVDLREFSGGGQDFYLRVDAVELANYLKKPKRFPGFLKILFLVFLSAAILVLLRLAYCLIVRKRIAATQNFSLAYKVGEGGFGTVYKGKLDNGQEIAVKRLSNTSGQGIEEFRNEVSLIARLQHRNLVRLFGYCIQKEEKMLIYEYLPNKGLDGFLFDNEKRHMLDWTRLFNIALGIARGMVYLHHDSRLKIIHRDLKASNVLLDDHLNPKISDFGMARIFGSDQNEETTRRVVGTYGYMSPEYAMEGLFSIKSDVFSFGILLLEIILGRKNSTYYAEHSVNLIGHVWDLWGKSRVMEIIDQSLGQSHEHDTQIFRCIHIGLLCVQESATARPSMSEVVFMLCNDISLPPPGQAAFIFRAYFGPTNTGSGTVGALSANEVTISMIHGR, encoded by the exons ATGATTCGCAAGATAAACTTCCGATGTTACATTATTATATTCCTCGTCTTTCGATCATGCGCCTCCACAAGCATCATCAGCTATGAGAAACCTCTAAGAGACGGCCATGTTTTGGTTTCTGCAGAAGAAAATTTTGCCCTCGGATTCTTCAGTCCTAGTAATAGTAGCAGGAGATATGTGGGTATTTGGTACAATAAAATCTCTGTACAGACAGTTGTTTGGGTAGCCAACAGGGATAATCCTATGACAAGTACATCTGGTGTTTTATCACTTCATAAGACTGGAAATCTTGTCTTATATGATGACAGCCAAAATCCCCATGTTGTCGTGTGGTCGACTAATGTTTCAAACTTGTCATATGTTCGATCAAGCTACTCGATGGTGCTCTTGGATACCGGAAATCTGGTTTTGCATGATGATAATAACGATAAAGATTTGTTGTGGCAGAGTTTTGATCATCCAACTGATACTCTTATTTCTAATATGAAGATTGGAGTAGATCGAAGGTTGGGTCTGAACAGGGTCCTGACATCTTGGAAGTCACCAGACAATCCAGGAACCGGAACATATTCGCTCATGATTAATGATAAAGGACCAATTGCTCAACTGATCTTGTATAAAAATCGGGATCCTTTATGGCGCGCAGGACCTTGGAATGGACTCGGATGGACTGGCGTGCCAGAAATGGCAGCTGATTTCATCTTCAATGTAAGTTACGTCGACAATCCTGACGAGGTCTACCTAATTGATTACATGCATAATGCTTCAATTTTATCCAGAATGACTATTAATGAAACGACCGGTACGCTCCAAAGACTAACTTGGCAACAAAGTGACCATAAATGGTTTAACTTCTTTTCGGCGCCCAGGGACCAATGTGACATTTTTAGTCACTGTGGTGCCTTTGGTGACTGTAACATCTACAATGCGGGTGAGTACGAGTGTAGATGTTCTCCAGGATTCGAGCCAAAATCGCCACAAGACTGGAACCTAAGAGATGGCTCACAGGGTTGTGTTCAAAAGCGAAAAGGCCAAGTGTGTGGAGATGGAGATGGATTTATAAAGATGCTTAAAATGAAGCTACCTGACACTACTATCACAAGACTGGACAACAACTTGGGTCTTAAAGCTTGCGAGGACTTGTGCTTCAACAACTGCTCGTGCACGGGTTACTCGGCTGCAGATGTGCGTGGTGGACGTTCAAATGGATGCATTACATGGTACGATAAACTGGTAGACTTGAGAGAGTTTTCAGGCGGTGGCCAGGATTTCTACTTGCGTGTGGATGCTGTTGAATTAG CTAACTATTTGAAGAAGCCAAAGAGATTCCCTGGCTTCCTCAAGATTCTATTTCTTGTGTTCCTGAGTGCTGCAATTTTGGTTCTGCTACGTCTCGCGTATTGTTTAATAGTGAGGAAAAGGATAG CTGCAACCCAGAATTTCTCCCTGGCTTACAAAGTTGGAGAAGGGGGTTTCGGTACAGTGTATAAG GGTAAACTGGATAATGGACAAGAGATTGCAGTGAAAAGGTTATCAAACACATCAGGGCAAGGGATAGAAGAATTTAGAAACGAAGTATCGTTGATAGCAAGGCTTCAACACAGAAATCTTGTGAGACTCTTTGGATACTGCATTCAGAAAGAAGAGAAAATGTTGATTTATGAGTACTTGCCAAACAAGGGCTTGGATGGCTTTCTCTTCG ATAATGAAAAGAGACACATGCTAGACTGGACAAGACTATTTAATATAGCTCTGGGCATTGCTCGAGGGATGGTATATCTTCATCATGATTCGAGATTAAAaatcattcacagagatttaaAAGCAAGTAATGTtttacttgatgatcacttaaatcCAAAAATATCAGACTTCGGCATGGCTAGAATATTCGGAAGCGATCAAAATGAAGAGACGACGAGGAGAGTTGTCGGAACATA TGGTTATATGTCCCCTGAGTATGCTATGGAAGGACTTTTCTCAATAAAATCAGATGTTTTCAGCTTTGGTATTCTACTCTTGGAGATTATTCTGGGAAGAAAGAACAGCACATACTACGCTGAACACTCCGTTAATTTAATTGGACAT GTTTGGGATCTTTGGGGAAAATCAAGAGTCATGGAAATAATCGATCAGTCACTTGGTCAATCACATGAACATGATACCCAAATTTTTAGATGTATCCATATCGGGCTGTTGTGCGTGCAAGAATCTGCTACTGCAAGACCAAGCATGTCCGAAGTAGTGTTTATGTTATGCAATGACATAAGTCTTCCACCTCCAGGCCAGGCTGCATTTATTTTCAGAGCATATTTTGGCCCTACAAACACAGGATCTGGTACTGTTGGAGCACTTTCTGCTAATGAGGTCACTATTAGCATGATTCACGGTCGCTAA
- the LOC141724385 gene encoding uncharacterized protein LOC141724385, with product MSSSLSKLSNIFRSTIATEPISKLPPKPTSKLPRKPTPNAPAKTPQPPKKFRMISDKLKLASSPDKFRIYRANNYVRRLAAANQHSLIQEAVKHQEQLGDVNDVGLMTKLMALYGRGGMFDNALQLFDKMPDKSCRSFNGLLAASLYAKKFDMTEQLFRELPEKYGFEVDIMSYNMLARSYCQSGSMDLALGVLVEMESNGVEPDLVTFNTLLVGLYRHKKLVEADKLLLIMESKNFRQTVRSYDPKMKYLIENDQIEEAVIVFDEMKSKGVKPDRLGYYLFIKGYIEKGNLEETKRWYDKLALDMVHPDRRIIKAVLPLVCEEGDLDYAIKLAKDSVKWRCIVNVQVLQDLLDKLVKASKVDEAKDLIALTESLHYYNKKLKLPAAK from the coding sequence ATGTCTTCTTCGTTGAGCAAACTCAGCAATATATTCCGATCAACCATCGCCACCGAGCCCATCTCCAAACTCCCACCCAAACCCACCTCCAAACTTCCACGCAAGCCCACCCCCAATGCCCCTGCTAAAACCCCACAGCCCCCCAAGAAATTCAGAATGATTTCAGACAAACTCAAGTTAGCTTCTTCGCCCGACAAGTTTCGTATTTACAGGGCTAACAATTATGTACGCCGTCTCGCTGCTGCTAATCAGCATTCACTCATACAAGAAGCTGTGAAACACCAGGAGCAACTAGGAGATGTTAATGATGTAGGGTTGATGACAAAGCTCATGGCTCTTTACGGACGAGGCGGTATGTTCGATAATGCACTCCAactgtttgataaaatgcctgaCAAGAGTTGTAGGTCTTTTAATGGACTTCTTGCTGCTAGTTTGTATGCTAAGAAATTTGATATGACTGAGCAGTTGTTTAGGGAGCTACCTGAGAAGTATGGTTTTGAGGTTGATATTATGTCGTATAATATGCTTGCCCGATCGTATTGTCAGTCGGGTTCGATGGATTTGGCTTTGGGTGTGCTTGTTGAGATGGAGAGTAATGGGGTTGAACCGGATTTGGTCACGTTTAATACTCTACTGGTTGGGCTTTATCGGCATAAGAAGTTAGTTGAAGCCGATAAGTTGTTGTTGATAATGGAAAGCAAGAATTTTAGACAGACTGTCAGGAGTTATGACCCGAAGATGAAATATTTGATTGAGAATGATCAGATTGAAGAAGCTGTTATAGTGTTCGATGAAATGAAGAGTAAGGGTGTAAAACCTGATAGACTTGGttactatttatttattaaagggtATATTGAGAAAGGGAATTTAGAAGAAACTAAGAGGTGGTATGATAAACTAGCACTAGATATGGTTCATCCAGATCGACGGATAATTAAAGCAGTTCTCCCTTTGGTGTGTGAGGAAGGTGATCTTGATTATGCTATCAAGCTGGCTAAGGATTCTGTTAAGTGGAGGTGCATCGTTAATGTACAAGTTCTGCAGGATTTGTTGGATAAATTAGTTAAAGCGTCAAAGGTTGACGAGGCAAAGGATCTTATAGCGCTGACTGAGTCACTTCATTACTACAATAAGAAGCTGAAACTTCCAGCAGCTAAGTAG